In Onthophagus taurus isolate NC chromosome 6, IU_Otau_3.0, whole genome shotgun sequence, a genomic segment contains:
- the LOC111419063 gene encoding translationally-controlled tumor protein homolog: MKIFKDIITGDEMFSDTYKMKLVDEVIYEVYGKLIQRTQGGIEIAGFNPSAEEADEGTDEAVESGVDVVLNHRLAETFAFGDKKSYTLYLKDYMKKLVAKLEEKSPDQVEVFKTNMNKVMKDILGRFKDLQFFTGESMDCDGMVGLLEYREINNESVPVLMFFKHGLEEEKF, encoded by the exons ATGAAGATTTTCAAGGACATCATCACCG gtgaCGAAATGTTCTCTGATACGTACAAAATGAAATTAGTAGATGAAGTAATTTATGAAGTATATGGTAAACTTATTCAGAGGACCCAAGGTGGTATTGAAATAGCTGGTTTTAATCCATCGGCGGAAGAAGCTGACGAAGGTACGGATGAAGCCGTTGAATCAGGCGTTGATGTCGTTTTAAATCACCGATTGGCTGAAACTTTTGCATTTGGTGATAAGAAAAGTTACACTTTGTACCTTAAGGATTATATGAAGAA attggttgctaaattagaagaaaaatctCCAGATCAAGTAGAAGTCTTCAAAACGAATATGAACAAGGTAATGAAGGACATCTTGGGAAGGTTTAAAGATCTTCAATTCTTCACCGGCGAATCAATGGATTGTGACGGAATGGTCGGGTTGTTAGAATATCGCGAAATTAATAACGAATCAGTACCCGTTTTAATGTTCTTTAAACATGGCTTGGAAGAAGAGAAATTTTAG